The window TCGTCGCGACCGGTTCGCTCAACTGCTGCCACAGGTCCATCGACGCGCCGATCCACTCGAGCCTCGTGAACGCCGCGGGGGTGCTCGTGAGTTCGCCGAGCGTGGTCGCTTCCCCGAGCCACAGCTCCGCGAGCCGGAAATTGCGATCGACGCGGGCCCGCTCGTCCTCGGTGAGTTCGCGGTTCGCGGCGCCCGCGACCTGCCGCGCCTGCCGCCGCGCGACCTCCCAGTCGAGGCCCGCGTCGGGATTGTTGAGCGCCGCCTGCATCTGTGCCATGAGGGCGCGGATCGCGGCCGGGTCGTCGGGGAGCCCCGCGACTCCGGCGAGACGCTCGGGATCGATCGCACCGCCCGAACGCAGCATGTCGTTCAGGAGCCGACGAAGTTCCTCGCCCGGGTCGTTCTCCGGGCCGTCGCCGGTGTTCGCATCGTCTGGCATGTCGGTCCTTCCAGGAGTTCGTTCTACGCTAGCCCGAGACGAATGCGTGAACCGGTGAACGGCCGGGGAGTAGCGCGCCTCGATTGCTCCCGCAGCGAACACGCGTTCCGTGGGGAGCACGCGGACCCCGACAGGAGCACCCCGAACGTGACGACGCCCACCGGCTCGACGCCCGACGCCGAGCCCGCCCGGCCGCGACCTCCCCTGACCTCGTCCGCGCTGCCGGGCGGCCACGAGCCGTGGCCCGTGTCGACGGTCGGCCCCGACGCGACCGCCGGCGCCGTGGGATCGGGCGGGTCCGTCACCGGACACACCCGGCGGCGCGGCGCGGCGCGGCCCTCATCGGGTGCGATCGTGCTCGGCATCGGCGTCGTCCTGCTGCTCGTCCTCGGCCTCACGCCGTCGCCGTACGCGATCCGTCAGCCCGGCCCCGTCTTCAACGCGATCGGCGAGGTGACGCTCGCCGAGGGCGCGGCGCCGACCGACGTCATCACGATCACGGGCGCGCAGGTGTACCCCACCGGTTCAGGCCGTCTCGACGTCATGACGGTCAACATCGCAGGCAACCCCACGCAGCAGCCGTCGTGGTTCGAGGCGTTCCTCGCCTTCCTCGACCCGAGCCGCGACGTCCTGCCCGTCGAGCTGTACTACCCGTCGGGCGAGACCGTGGACCAGCGCGACCAGCAGAACCGGGCCCTCATGCAGTCGTCACAGGACGAGGCGATCGCGAGCGCGTTGCGGGAACAGGGCTACGAGGTCCCCGTGCAGGTCGTGCTCACGGGCGTCTCCGAGGACGGCCCGAGCGCCGGCCTCCTGCAGGCGGGCGACATCGTCCGACGCGTCGGCGACCAGGACATCACGAGCGCCGACGTCCTCCGTGACAGCATCGCCGACCACGACGGGACGACGCCGGTGAGCGTCACCGTCGAGCGTGACGGCACGCCGGTGACCGTCGACGTCGTGCCGACGGAGGCCGAGGTCGAGGGACAACTGCGCCCGGTGTTCGGCATCACCGTCGGCTCGACCTACGATTTCCCCGTCCAGGTCCACATCGAACTCGGCGATGTCGGCGGTCCGAGCGCGGGGCTCATCTTCACCCTCGCGATCATCGACGAGCTGACGCCGGGCGATCTCACCGGCGGACACCACATCGCAGGCACCGGCACGATGACCGCGGACGGCGTCGTCGGACCCATCGGCGGCGTACGACAGAAGCTCTTCGCGGCCCAGGCGGCCGGCGCCGAGGCGTTCCTCGTCCCCGTCGACAACTGCGCCGAGGCACTCGACGGCGGCGTCCCCGGCGACCTGCCGCTCTACGCCGTCAGCGATCTCGACGACGGGCTCGCGGCCGTCGAGGCGATCGCCTCCGGGGCGGGCCAGGGCAACCTCCCGAGCTGCGCGTCCGTCGCGACGACGCCCGTCCCCTGACCCGCCCCCGGCCGTCGGGCCCCGGTCGCCCGGGCGTCGCGATCGGGACGTCGCCGCGCCGTGCGGAGTCGCACGGGTGCCCGTGCGCCCGCACGGAACCGGACCGCCCGGTAAACTGGCCCGACCGACCGTTCGACGACGCGACAGGGACCTCGTGACCGCTACCGCATCTGATCCGATCCGACCCGGGAACGGCACGCCTCGGCGCCCCCGTCCCCTCGTCCTCACCCTCCTCGTGGTGGCGGCGCTGATCCTCCTGTTCTTCTGGTTCTCGGGGTTCTACGCCGACATCCTCTGGTTCGAGCAACTGGGGTACCTCGGCGTGCTGCTGACCCAGTGGGGAGCGACCGCGTCGATGTTCGCGATCGGGTTCGTCGCGATGGCCGTCCCGCTGTACGTGAACCTGCAGATCGTCTACCGTGCGCGGCCCGTCTACGCGAAGCTCAACGCGCAGCTCGACCGCTACCAGGAGATCATCGAGCCGCTCCGCAAGGGCGCCATGATCGCCGTCCCGGCGGTGCTCGGCCTGTTCGCCGGTGCGATCGTCGCGACGACGTGGCCCACCGTGCTGCAGTGGCTCAACGCCACCCCCTTCGGTGTCGCCGACCCGCGGTTCGGGTTCGACATCTCCTTCTACGTCTTCCACCTCCCGTTCTGGCGCGGTGTCGTCGCGTTCGTGAGCGCCGTCGTGCTCCTCGCGCTCCTCCTCGCCGTCGCCACGAGCTACCTCTACGGCGGCATCCGCATCACTGGTCGCGAGGTCGTCATCTCGAAGAGCGCCCGCGTCCACATCGCGGTGCTCGCGAGCGTCTACCTGCTCGTGCAGGCCGTCTCCATCTGGCTCGACCGCTACGCGCTCGTGACGAGCTCCTCGGGGCGCTGGACGGGTGCCATGTACACCGACACGCACGCGCGCATCCCTGGTCTCGCGATCCTCGCCGGCGCGGCCGCGATCGTGGCCGTGCTCTTCGTCGTCGCCGCCGCGATCGGTCGCTGGCGTCTGCCGCTCATGGGGACAGGTCTGCTCGTCGTCCTCGGCCTCGTCGTCGGTATCGCCTACCCGGCGGGCATCCAGCAGTTCCAGGTGCTGCCCTCGGAGAACACGCTCGAGCAGCCGTACATCGAGAACAACATCACCGCGACGAGATCCGCGTACGGGCTCGATTCGGTCGAGGACGTCGAGTACCAGGCGACGACGGTCGCCGAGGCGGGCCAGTTGCGGCAGGACGCCGTCACGACCGCGAACATCCGCATCATGGATCCGCAGCTGTTGCAGCCGACCTTCGCGCAGCTCGAACAGGAGCGCCCCTACTACTCGTTCCCCGATCAGCTCGACGTGGACCGCTTCGACATCGACGGCGAGGTGCAGGACGCGATCACGACGGTGCGTGAGCTGAACACCGCGGGGCTCGAACCCGCGAACCAGACTTGGGTCAACGAGACGCTCGTCTACACGCACGGGTACGCGCTCGTCGCCGCGTCCGGCACCCAGCGCGAGTCGGACGGACAGCCGGTGTTCCTCGAGGGCGGCGTGCCGACCTCGGGCGAGCTCGGCGACTTCGCGCCGCAGATCTACTTCGGCGAGAACTCGCCGCAGTACTCGATCGTCGGTCAGCCCGAGGGCGCCGAGCCCGCGGAGCTCGACTACATCTCCGGCGCCGGCCCCGTCTACACGACGTTCGCCGGTTCCGGTGGCCCGAACCTCGGCAACTTCTTCAACCGGCTCGTGTACTCGATCCGGTTCCAGTCGGAGCAGATCCTGCTGTCGGGCTCGATCAACGCCGAATCGCAGATCCTCTATGACCGTGACCCGGCGCTGCGCGTGCAGAAGGCGGCCCCGTACCTCACGATCGACTCCGATCCGTTCCCGACGGTCGTCGACGGTCGGGTCGTGTGGATGATCGACGCGTACACGACGACCGATGCCTACCCGTACTCGGCGCAGCAGTCGCTCTCGCAGCTCATCGCCGATTCGCCGCAGTCGGCGGTCCCGAGGCCCGGCGACACGATCAACTACATGCGCAACTCGGTGAAGGCGACCGTCGACGCGTACACGGGCGCCGTGACGCTCTACGCGTGGGACACGGACGACCCGATCCTGCAGACGTGGAACAAGGTGTTCCCGAACACGCTCAAGTCGACGAGCGAGATGTCGGGCGATCTCCTGAGCCACGTGCGGTACCCGACGGACATGTTCAAGGTGCAGCGGGCGACGCTCGCGACCTACCACGTCACGAACGCCGGCCAGTTCTACAACCAGCAGAACGCGTGGCAGCTCCCGGCCGATCCGACGAACGGGTCGGCGATCCAACCGCCCTACTACCTGACGATGCAGATGCCGGGACAGGATCCCGCGTTCTCCATCTACTCGACCTACATCCCACGCTCGAACAATGCCGAGACGACACGGAACGTGCTCACCGGGTACCTCGCGGCGAATGCGAACGCGGGGTCGACCGATGGGGTGGTCGACGAGAACTACGGACGATTGACGCTCCTCCGAACATCGGAGGAGAACATCAACGGTCCGGGCCAGGTGCAGAACATCTTCAACTCGAACACGACCGTCGCGAACGAGCTGAACATCCTCGAACGAGGCGGGTCGACCGTCCTGCGAGGGAACCTGCTGACGGTTCCCGTCGGTGGCGGGTTCCTGTACGTGCAACCGGTGTACGTGAAGTCGACGGGGGAGACGAGCTACCCGCTCATCCGGTACGTCCTCGTGGCGTTCGGTGACAAGATCGCGTTCGAGAGCACCCTCGACGAGTCGCTCGACGCGCTGTTCGGTGGGAACGCCGGGGCGGACGCGGGGGACAGCGACACGGGGCCGACTCCCGACGGTGACGGTGCGCCGCCCGTCGAGCAGACGGCGCAGGAGAAGCTCTCGCAGGCGCTCGACGACGCCCAGAAGGCGCTCGACGATCGCACAGCGGCGTACGCGAACAACGATCTCGTGGCGGCAGCGGAGGCCGACAAGCGGCTGCAGGACGCCCTCGCGCGTGCGCGGGCGGCGGAGTCCGAGATCGGCACCGGCGGCGGAACGGGGACCGGGGCGGACACGTCGACCTCGACGCCGGCACCCACGCCGACACCGTAGACACGCCGATTGGACCTTCGGACAGGAGTCGTGTAATGTCTTCTCTTGTGCCGCAGGGTGGAGCAGTTCGGTAGCTCGCCGGGCTCATAACCCGGAGGTCGTAGGTTCAAATCCTGCCCCTGCAACGAAGGTCGCGAGAGCGGCACACGAGGGCCCGGAACCAATTGGTTCCGGGCCTTCGGCGTTGCGGGCTTCCGGCGTTGCGGGCCTTCGGCTGCGCAGGGGAGTACCCGCGTCATCGACGCGAGACGCTGCCGACCGAAGGCTCCGGCCGCGTTCGCGCTCTTCGACGCCCCACGGACCGGCATGGTTGCGTGTCCAGGCACAGCGAAAGCCGACCGGGACCCGTTGCACCAGGTGACGTCGGCGTCGTGAGCATGCTCGCGTGCAGTGCAGTGCAGTGCAGTGCAGTGCGGTGCAGTGCGGACGCGTCGCGGCGCGGTGCGGTGCGGATGCGTCGCGGGGCGGTCGCCGCTCGGCCTGATCCCACGCGAGCCGAATCCAGCCGGGTTGTTGCTACCGGGCCCGGGGCCCGGTAGCAACAACCCGGCTTTTTCGCGCTCCTGGTGGCGCGGGCGTGGGTTCGGGTGAGCGGCGCGTCCGGGGGCGGGGCGCGTCGTGGCCGGGTATGGCGCGGTGGCCTTGGGGCTGGGTGGGGCGGTCAGTCCAGGCGGCGCGTCGTGGGGTGGGGTGGTCAGTCCAGGCGGCGCGTCGTGGGGTGGGGTGGGGTGGTCAGTCCAGGCGGCGCGTCGTCCGCGCGAACTTCTCGCTCGCCACCGGGTCGCTCTCCGCCTCCGGCGTCAGGCCCCGGTTCAGGTGCGCGACCAGGAGGAACGCGAGCGGGCCCAGGACGAGGCCGATGACGGCCAGCGCACCCCAGCACGTCGCGAACACGAGCACCTCCGGCGCAGGCGACACCGTCCCCGTCCGCACGGCGAGGGACAGGATGACGTTCGCCGCGATCGTCGGAGCTGCCGGAATGAACGGCAACCCAGCGAGCGCGAGACCGCCGAGCGCGACGACGCCGCCCCGGTGGTGGGTCCGCGTCAATCGACGCGCCACGAGCACGGCGACGACGAGCGACGCGATACCCACGAGCAGGAACACCGTCGTCGACGGGAACCACGGCCCGCCACCCCCGAACGTCGACAGCGCGGCCGAGACGCCGAGCGTCGTGAAGTCGGCACCCGCCGACGCGAAGGGGCCCGCCGCGACACCCGCGACGAGCGCGCGGCGACGCCCCTCCGGACGCAGTGCCAGCCGTTGCGGCCCGGCCAGCCGGTGCAAGCGCTGCGCCTCCCTGAACTCGGCGGTGGCGTCGGCCTCGCGGCGCGCCGCCCGTTCGGGGCCCGGGTGCGTGCTGGACCCGGGGGCCGCCCCGGACGCGTCCGGCTGCTCCGCGGCGTCCGCCCGTGCCGCCTCGGCGTGGTCCGCGGCATCGGCCCGCGCGTCCTCGTGGTCGTCAGGTCCTCGCGTGTCGTCCATCGCCCCCATTGTGGCCCCCGCGGTCACGGGACGCCTGCGCGCCGATCGATTCGTCGTCACGCGTCGCCGCGTCGAGCAGCGGCAGTGTGCGGCCGTGGAAGTGCGAGCGCAGCACGATCTCGCTCGATGTGCGCTGCACCGCCGGGATCGTCGTGATGTGGTCGAGCACGCGCTGCAGATCCTCGTTCGACCGCGCGACGAGCCGGAGGGCGAGATCGAAGTCACCGGCCACGGTGTAGAGGTCGAGGACCTCGGGGATCTCCCGCAGCCGCGCGAGCACGACCTCGTGCCCCACGCGCTGATCGATCTGTGCGCGACAGATCGCGGACACGGGGTATCCGAGCGACGCCGGATCGAGCCGTGACTCCCGTCCCTGCACGACACCGGCGGCGGAGAGTCGCTCGAGACGCGCCTGCACGGTCTGACGCGCCACGCCGAGCTCCTTCGCGGCCGCCGCGACGGACGAGCGGGGATGCGTCGAGAAGAACGCGACGATCCGGAAGTCGAGTCGGTCGATGCTCATGCTGCACACTCTTCCAGCTGATGAGCGACGATATGTTGTGTGTTCCGTCCGAATGTGTGCCATTCAGTTCAGAAGCGTGCAGGAATCGGGTGACGAATTGACACATCGTCGGTGGCTTCCTACGCTGGCGGACGAGACGGCGCGACGCTGCGCCGTGAAAGGATTGCCGCGATGGTGCAGCAACGTGACGCGCTCGGCGCGATCCCCGCCTACCGGCAGGGCGCGATTCCCGATCG is drawn from Pseudoclavibacter chungangensis and contains these coding sequences:
- a CDS encoding PDZ domain-containing protein, translating into MTTPTGSTPDAEPARPRPPLTSSALPGGHEPWPVSTVGPDATAGAVGSGGSVTGHTRRRGAARPSSGAIVLGIGVVLLLVLGLTPSPYAIRQPGPVFNAIGEVTLAEGAAPTDVITITGAQVYPTGSGRLDVMTVNIAGNPTQQPSWFEAFLAFLDPSRDVLPVELYYPSGETVDQRDQQNRALMQSSQDEAIASALREQGYEVPVQVVLTGVSEDGPSAGLLQAGDIVRRVGDQDITSADVLRDSIADHDGTTPVSVTVERDGTPVTVDVVPTEAEVEGQLRPVFGITVGSTYDFPVQVHIELGDVGGPSAGLIFTLAIIDELTPGDLTGGHHIAGTGTMTADGVVGPIGGVRQKLFAAQAAGAEAFLVPVDNCAEALDGGVPGDLPLYAVSDLDDGLAAVEAIASGAGQGNLPSCASVATTPVP
- a CDS encoding UPF0182 family protein, with translation MTATASDPIRPGNGTPRRPRPLVLTLLVVAALILLFFWFSGFYADILWFEQLGYLGVLLTQWGATASMFAIGFVAMAVPLYVNLQIVYRARPVYAKLNAQLDRYQEIIEPLRKGAMIAVPAVLGLFAGAIVATTWPTVLQWLNATPFGVADPRFGFDISFYVFHLPFWRGVVAFVSAVVLLALLLAVATSYLYGGIRITGREVVISKSARVHIAVLASVYLLVQAVSIWLDRYALVTSSSGRWTGAMYTDTHARIPGLAILAGAAAIVAVLFVVAAAIGRWRLPLMGTGLLVVLGLVVGIAYPAGIQQFQVLPSENTLEQPYIENNITATRSAYGLDSVEDVEYQATTVAEAGQLRQDAVTTANIRIMDPQLLQPTFAQLEQERPYYSFPDQLDVDRFDIDGEVQDAITTVRELNTAGLEPANQTWVNETLVYTHGYALVAASGTQRESDGQPVFLEGGVPTSGELGDFAPQIYFGENSPQYSIVGQPEGAEPAELDYISGAGPVYTTFAGSGGPNLGNFFNRLVYSIRFQSEQILLSGSINAESQILYDRDPALRVQKAAPYLTIDSDPFPTVVDGRVVWMIDAYTTTDAYPYSAQQSLSQLIADSPQSAVPRPGDTINYMRNSVKATVDAYTGAVTLYAWDTDDPILQTWNKVFPNTLKSTSEMSGDLLSHVRYPTDMFKVQRATLATYHVTNAGQFYNQQNAWQLPADPTNGSAIQPPYYLTMQMPGQDPAFSIYSTYIPRSNNAETTRNVLTGYLAANANAGSTDGVVDENYGRLTLLRTSEENINGPGQVQNIFNSNTTVANELNILERGGSTVLRGNLLTVPVGGGFLYVQPVYVKSTGETSYPLIRYVLVAFGDKIAFESTLDESLDALFGGNAGADAGDSDTGPTPDGDGAPPVEQTAQEKLSQALDDAQKALDDRTAAYANNDLVAAAEADKRLQDALARARAAESEIGTGGGTGTGADTSTSTPAPTPTP
- a CDS encoding Lrp/AsnC family transcriptional regulator, giving the protein MSIDRLDFRIVAFFSTHPRSSVAAAAKELGVARQTVQARLERLSAAGVVQGRESRLDPASLGYPVSAICRAQIDQRVGHEVVLARLREIPEVLDLYTVAGDFDLALRLVARSNEDLQRVLDHITTIPAVQRTSSEIVLRSHFHGRTLPLLDAATRDDESIGAQASRDRGGHNGGDGRHART